A single region of the Marinobacter salinus genome encodes:
- a CDS encoding ATPase, T2SS/T4P/T4SS family — protein sequence MKRVYPRAHEALLAVSRHDFVAGSDLVSSITGHSIPRQETVSHILDLLPEIEPDQVVMHVGGGSGYLAAVLSELAHRVIYVDKNPAVAEAARKRFFYLGMHNVDVLAVAVEDGFELDQPCDTILCTTFLGERNVVAPHLREGGHLVCLEGKAGPVPSLAMFVKHGSKLERVRTLGWVDFNRNSEQILIDLGIVDEKVLADAKAEAAGKNCPVLEVLRHNLNLEEIGLYRSLAQQRGMGFTDAETLLPELHTKLFRRFSRTFLDLSRVIPVAEDDSKIIVVTDDPDARTDQLERLSPNHTIECRLVTPTDFRRLWSALDLTVKGSRFVADHSGGAEEKPLINGQNSELLGSEPGHKHVSPYLVSVYEAILLDAVSEKASDIHIEQYGDRVRIRLRVDGDLHDLPQYQLSPREIKGVINVIKLRAELNIAEHRLPQGGRSRLQLGDTAYDLRIQTQPSLHGEHAVIRLLPQTGRAMTISELGMSGLIGARYQRLLDNPAGLVLVVGPTGSGKSTTLYAGLQTLADDGRRKVITVEDPIEFSIDNVQQTRVRSDIGFGFAYAMRAFVREDPDVILVGEIRDQETALEAIRASQTGHVVLSTLHCNDAVDSLQRLYDLGIHPNSIAGELLAVIAQRLAKRICEHCRKPAKPDRVTLAELFPDGPPANFRSFEGEGCDKCNGRGTRGRVAIVEYMEVDSDIRNVISSQPPIGELRWRALDAGLVTMRDSALDHVIEGVIPLSELPRILPRERMAPEVRGGRRSHS from the coding sequence ATGAAAAGAGTGTATCCGAGGGCCCATGAGGCTCTCCTTGCTGTATCCCGCCACGATTTTGTAGCCGGTTCCGACCTGGTTTCCTCTATTACCGGCCATTCCATACCTCGCCAAGAAACCGTCAGCCACATTCTCGACCTGCTACCGGAAATTGAACCGGATCAGGTCGTTATGCATGTGGGCGGCGGGTCCGGCTACCTTGCCGCAGTTCTGTCCGAGCTGGCTCACCGGGTGATCTATGTTGATAAGAACCCCGCGGTAGCCGAGGCAGCCCGAAAGCGGTTTTTTTATCTGGGCATGCACAATGTCGATGTGCTGGCCGTTGCTGTTGAGGATGGCTTCGAGCTGGACCAGCCCTGCGACACCATTCTTTGTACCACCTTCCTCGGCGAACGGAATGTTGTGGCACCGCACCTTAGGGAAGGGGGGCATCTGGTTTGTCTTGAGGGTAAGGCAGGGCCAGTGCCCAGTCTGGCAATGTTTGTTAAACACGGCAGCAAGCTCGAACGTGTCCGGACCCTTGGCTGGGTAGACTTCAACAGAAATTCCGAACAGATCCTGATTGATCTGGGCATTGTCGATGAAAAGGTCCTGGCCGATGCCAAGGCTGAAGCTGCCGGGAAAAATTGTCCTGTATTGGAGGTGCTCCGGCACAACCTCAACCTCGAAGAAATCGGTCTGTATCGATCCCTGGCGCAGCAACGGGGTATGGGGTTTACCGATGCTGAAACTTTGCTCCCTGAGCTCCATACAAAGCTGTTCCGAAGGTTTTCGAGAACGTTTCTCGACCTTTCCCGGGTTATTCCGGTGGCCGAGGACGACAGCAAAATCATCGTTGTTACCGATGACCCGGATGCGCGAACGGATCAGCTGGAGCGCCTGAGCCCCAACCACACTATTGAATGCCGGCTTGTTACGCCAACGGACTTCCGCCGGCTCTGGTCGGCGCTGGACCTTACCGTCAAAGGCAGTCGTTTCGTGGCGGATCACTCGGGAGGGGCTGAAGAGAAGCCGCTTATCAATGGCCAGAACAGTGAGCTCCTGGGGAGCGAGCCGGGGCACAAGCACGTCAGCCCGTACCTTGTCTCTGTGTATGAAGCCATCCTGCTTGATGCGGTTAGCGAAAAGGCCAGCGATATTCATATTGAGCAGTATGGCGACCGGGTCCGGATTCGTCTGAGGGTGGATGGTGACCTCCATGACCTTCCCCAATATCAGCTCTCACCACGCGAAATCAAAGGCGTTATCAACGTTATAAAGCTTCGTGCAGAGCTGAATATTGCCGAGCATCGGTTACCCCAGGGCGGACGTTCACGGCTACAGCTGGGGGACACCGCTTACGACCTGCGCATCCAGACCCAGCCTTCTTTGCATGGTGAGCATGCGGTTATCCGGCTGCTGCCCCAGACCGGCCGGGCTATGACCATTTCCGAATTGGGTATGTCCGGGCTGATTGGCGCTCGTTACCAGCGGCTGCTGGATAACCCGGCGGGTCTGGTTCTGGTCGTCGGGCCGACCGGTTCAGGCAAGTCCACAACACTTTACGCAGGCTTGCAGACGCTCGCGGATGATGGCCGGCGCAAAGTGATTACCGTAGAAGACCCCATTGAGTTTTCCATCGACAATGTCCAGCAGACGCGTGTGCGCTCGGATATTGGTTTTGGATTTGCCTATGCGATGCGGGCCTTTGTTCGGGAAGACCCGGACGTGATCCTGGTGGGCGAAATTCGCGACCAGGAAACCGCACTGGAGGCCATTCGAGCTTCCCAGACTGGTCACGTTGTGCTCTCCACGCTGCACTGTAACGATGCCGTGGACTCCTTGCAGCGGTTGTATGATCTCGGCATTCATCCTAACTCTATCGCCGGGGAGTTGCTGGCAGTGATTGCACAGCGACTGGCCAAGCGGATTTGCGAGCATTGTCGGAAGCCGGCAAAGCCGGACCGCGTGACTCTGGCGGAGCTGTTCCCTGACGGCCCGCCGGCCAATTTTCGCAGCTTCGAGGGTGAGGGGTGTGACAAGTGCAATGGTCGGGGCACCCGGGGACGGGTTGCGATTGTAGAGTACATGGAAGTCGACTCGGATATTCGCAATGTCATTTCCAGTCAGCCCCCTATCGGAGAGTTGCGCTGGCGCGCCCTGGATGCAGGCTTGGTGACCATGCGCGATAGCGCACTGGATCACGTGATCGAGGGCGTTATTCCCCTGTCTGAACTGCCACGTATCCTGCCGAGGGAGCGCATGGCGCCAGAAGTTCGCGGTGGCCGCAGGAGTCATTCATGA
- a CDS encoding ATP-binding protein produces the protein MSSKKQQKAAQREPVEITYAAELAKLVELDKGPVPPGWRLSPRAVEKFVMGDDSLGIERKFVADRAMVVRIIISLCTSRGCLLVGEPGTAKSWLSELLAAAISGKSTLTLQGGAVSHVGQLLYSWNESVLHSKGPCREALVPSPLLRGMIEGQIVRFEEIARCPQALQDALLSVLSDRVVVIPELAGDDGVVLAREGFNVVATSNSVDAGVHEMSAALKRRMDFEEIRPIRSLPDEMGVVLREVRKANTYAGIDVDLDESVIEILVTMFHELRNGQTLDGRSTDRLAGSALSTAEAVSVAHAASLSAWYYGGGCLSVEQLMHHIIGSALKDQPEDRRRLRHYFETTVAPRKGENWRQAWDLRSLIQ, from the coding sequence ATGAGCAGTAAGAAACAGCAGAAAGCAGCGCAGCGTGAGCCGGTGGAGATCACTTATGCCGCCGAACTGGCAAAACTGGTGGAGCTGGATAAAGGGCCGGTGCCGCCAGGCTGGCGTTTGTCGCCCCGTGCCGTCGAAAAGTTTGTCATGGGTGACGACAGCCTGGGCATCGAGCGCAAGTTTGTTGCCGACCGAGCCATGGTTGTTCGTATTATTATTTCCCTGTGCACCAGCCGTGGCTGTCTCCTGGTGGGCGAGCCCGGCACGGCCAAGTCGTGGTTGTCCGAACTTCTGGCGGCGGCGATTTCCGGCAAGTCCACACTGACACTTCAAGGTGGTGCCGTGAGTCATGTTGGCCAGCTTCTCTACAGCTGGAATGAGTCAGTCCTGCACTCGAAGGGGCCTTGCCGGGAGGCTCTGGTTCCAAGCCCGTTGCTTCGCGGCATGATCGAAGGCCAAATTGTCCGGTTCGAAGAAATTGCCCGTTGCCCGCAAGCACTTCAGGATGCTTTGTTGTCGGTCTTGTCAGACAGGGTTGTCGTTATTCCCGAGCTCGCAGGGGATGACGGCGTGGTTCTTGCTCGTGAGGGCTTCAATGTGGTCGCCACATCTAACAGCGTTGATGCCGGGGTGCACGAGATGAGCGCGGCGTTGAAACGGCGGATGGATTTTGAGGAGATCAGGCCAATCCGCAGCCTCCCGGATGAAATGGGCGTTGTGCTCCGGGAAGTCCGAAAGGCCAACACATATGCCGGCATCGACGTCGACCTGGACGAATCGGTCATCGAAATCCTGGTCACGATGTTCCATGAGTTGCGGAATGGTCAGACACTCGATGGCCGCAGTACCGACCGCCTCGCCGGGTCGGCTCTCTCCACAGCTGAAGCGGTCTCTGTCGCGCACGCCGCCAGTCTCAGTGCCTGGTATTACGGTGGTGGCTGCCTGTCGGTGGAACAACTGATGCACCACATCATCGGCTCAGCCCTCAAGGATCAGCCGGAGGATCGCCGGCGTTTGCGCCATTACTTCGAGACCACCGTGGCGCCGAGGAAGGGCGAGAACTGGCGGCAGGCCTGGGATTTACGCTCACTGATCCAGTGA
- a CDS encoding EscU/YscU/HrcU family type III secretion system export apparatus switch protein — protein sequence MTDKQSNPTPNAAVALKYDGERAPTITATGTHELADEIIRIARDHNVPLYENAELASILARLSLNEEIPESLYRVIAEILAFAFHIRGRTPDDARGENSSGTESLDQ from the coding sequence ATGACGGACAAGCAATCGAACCCCACGCCCAATGCCGCTGTCGCGTTGAAATACGACGGAGAAAGAGCCCCCACTATCACGGCCACGGGCACCCATGAACTGGCGGACGAAATAATCCGCATTGCGCGGGACCACAATGTGCCCCTGTATGAGAATGCGGAACTGGCGAGCATTCTTGCCCGCTTATCCCTGAACGAAGAGATTCCCGAGAGCCTCTACCGGGTCATTGCCGAAATTCTGGCGTTCGCTTTCCATATCCGGGGCCGAACGCCCGACGATGCCCGAGGCGAAAACTCATCCGGGACCGAATCACTGGATCAGTGA
- a CDS encoding flagellar hook-length control protein FliK, protein MSNIKSVKMKLPSSQQPPVPQGQKTVSPAPPTETMTQGRDPVALSARQQLEQLQLANRETTLARVAEVISRQGAAGSDILLDVRGKSLLVQAAIGRTELETGDWVKVLRAGNELQLMGKLAPAPEAGIARALAQRMPWQQDLQGGLTRLLTSLTQGLKPDALPGQPPSERTARPMPEAARQALQQVLSRLPPGTTIQPGTGAQDQTLQQMKQWISESGLFAESRLAQTPSASLPDLKLAIGRVITALLAQQGEGPEGFNRLTPLASPELVQAPLQFPQAMALTPPASADGEPTTVGQMLRLLAGMLNRITVNQLHSQVLTARAGGEAPAPVSTLLLELPWLTPQNEPRIAQVRIEQHSEEQRGQSSQHKAASEWRLALAMDLDEAGLMHFDVSLRHQSVSARVWAEKQTTLRQIHEELPLLRQSLTDLGLEVTDLECRRGSPEHPATRLEHRLVDTRV, encoded by the coding sequence TTGTCTAACATCAAATCGGTAAAGATGAAATTACCCAGCAGCCAACAGCCTCCTGTGCCTCAGGGGCAAAAAACGGTATCACCCGCCCCGCCAACCGAAACAATGACGCAGGGCCGGGACCCTGTCGCCCTGTCAGCGCGGCAGCAGCTGGAACAGTTACAGCTGGCCAATCGCGAAACCACCCTGGCAAGGGTCGCAGAAGTTATTAGCCGCCAGGGTGCGGCCGGTTCGGACATATTGCTGGACGTTCGCGGTAAATCGTTACTGGTACAGGCCGCAATAGGTCGTACTGAACTTGAAACCGGGGACTGGGTCAAGGTTTTGCGCGCTGGCAATGAACTGCAACTGATGGGAAAGCTGGCGCCCGCACCGGAAGCCGGAATTGCCAGGGCTCTGGCTCAGCGGATGCCCTGGCAACAGGATCTCCAAGGTGGGCTGACCAGGCTTTTGACCAGCCTGACCCAGGGCTTGAAGCCCGACGCCCTGCCCGGCCAGCCGCCCTCCGAACGCACAGCCCGGCCAATGCCCGAAGCCGCCCGCCAGGCTTTACAGCAGGTTCTGTCCAGGCTTCCGCCGGGGACAACGATTCAACCGGGCACCGGAGCCCAGGACCAGACCCTGCAACAGATGAAACAGTGGATTTCAGAGAGCGGCCTGTTTGCCGAATCCCGGCTGGCACAGACGCCCTCAGCATCTCTGCCAGACCTCAAACTGGCCATAGGTAGGGTGATCACAGCATTGCTCGCACAACAAGGCGAGGGCCCGGAAGGATTCAACCGGCTGACGCCCCTTGCCTCTCCGGAACTGGTGCAGGCCCCGCTCCAGTTTCCCCAGGCCATGGCACTGACCCCGCCGGCGAGCGCCGATGGAGAGCCTACAACGGTCGGCCAGATGCTTCGCCTGCTGGCAGGAATGCTGAACCGGATTACGGTCAATCAGCTCCACAGTCAGGTACTGACGGCCCGTGCCGGGGGTGAGGCACCGGCGCCAGTATCCACCTTGCTGCTGGAGCTACCCTGGCTAACGCCACAGAACGAACCACGAATTGCCCAGGTTCGCATTGAACAGCACTCAGAGGAACAGCGTGGACAGAGCAGCCAGCACAAAGCGGCCAGCGAATGGAGGCTTGCGCTGGCCATGGATCTGGACGAGGCTGGCCTGATGCATTTTGACGTCTCTTTGCGCCATCAAAGCGTCAGCGCTCGCGTCTGGGCCGAAAAGCAAACGACCTTGCGCCAGATCCACGAGGAACTGCCTCTGCTCAGACAGAGCCTGACAGACCTCGGGCTGGAAGTAACGGATCTGGAGTGCCGCCGGGGCAGCCCGGAACACCCGGCAACCCGGTTAGAGCACAGACTGGTGGATACCCGCGTATGA
- the ccmA gene encoding cytochrome c biogenesis heme-transporting ATPase CcmA has translation MSEPLLQAVNLQCERDKRILFRDLSFSILPGTVTRVEGPNGSGKTTLLRILAGLNDAWSGDLLWCGDSRSTQREDFLRNMLYLGHRPGIKSLLTPVENLRALMAGRQPVPDRVLREALDGTGLAGFQDVPCRNLSAGQQRRVALARLLIADEPLWLLDEVFTAIDANGVAAIEALLQQRAAEGGAVVVTTHHDLRLPGMKSIELGGGQNDEC, from the coding sequence ATGTCTGAGCCGTTACTACAGGCTGTCAATCTGCAGTGTGAGAGGGATAAACGGATTTTATTCCGTGACCTTTCGTTCTCCATATTGCCCGGGACGGTTACCCGTGTCGAGGGCCCCAATGGCTCTGGTAAAACCACTCTTTTACGTATCCTGGCCGGTCTGAATGATGCCTGGTCAGGTGACCTGCTGTGGTGTGGCGACTCAAGGTCTACCCAGCGTGAAGACTTCCTCCGGAACATGCTTTACCTGGGGCATAGGCCGGGCATCAAGTCACTGCTGACACCGGTCGAGAATCTGCGCGCTCTGATGGCGGGAAGGCAACCGGTGCCGGATCGCGTTCTTCGCGAGGCCCTTGACGGCACCGGGTTGGCCGGCTTTCAGGATGTACCCTGTCGAAACCTGTCCGCGGGGCAGCAGAGACGGGTTGCTCTGGCGCGGTTACTGATCGCTGATGAGCCCTTGTGGCTGCTGGATGAAGTGTTCACCGCCATAGATGCCAACGGTGTCGCCGCTATTGAAGCTCTGCTGCAGCAGCGCGCAGCAGAAGGCGGTGCTGTGGTAGTAACCACCCACCACGACCTCAGGCTCCCGGGCATGAAGAGTATCGAACTTGGGGGAGGGCAGAACGATGAATGCTGA
- the ccmB gene encoding heme exporter protein CcmB produces MNADARPVMKPLDSSVGSLDAMKAVFTRDMKVAFRQRQDLLNPLLFFVMVVTLFPLGVSPEVSFLREAGAGILWVAALLSVLLSLDHLFRHDFDDGTLEQLVLQSQPLFLLVLAKTLAHWMLTGLPLVLLTPVLGVMVHLEGNSIAVLCLTLLIGTPVLSLIGSIGAALTLGLRSAGVLLSLLIIPLYIPVLIFGTGTVAAAADSAPVGGYLALMAAFLVLATTLAPFASAAALRISLSNA; encoded by the coding sequence ATGAATGCTGATGCCCGTCCGGTAATGAAGCCCCTCGATAGCAGCGTTGGCTCTCTTGATGCAATGAAGGCCGTCTTCACCCGGGATATGAAAGTAGCCTTCCGGCAACGGCAGGATTTGCTTAACCCCTTGCTCTTTTTTGTCATGGTCGTCACCTTGTTTCCGCTTGGGGTTAGTCCGGAAGTGTCATTCCTGCGAGAAGCCGGTGCGGGTATCCTGTGGGTGGCTGCCCTGTTGTCCGTGTTGCTGTCCCTTGACCACCTGTTTCGGCATGACTTCGATGACGGCACCCTGGAACAGCTGGTGCTCCAGTCCCAGCCGCTATTCCTGCTGGTATTGGCAAAAACGCTTGCACACTGGATGCTCACCGGGTTGCCACTGGTCCTGTTGACCCCGGTTCTCGGTGTCATGGTGCATTTGGAGGGGAACTCTATTGCTGTTTTGTGTCTAACGCTGCTGATTGGCACGCCGGTGCTGAGCCTGATTGGCTCCATTGGCGCAGCGTTGACTCTGGGATTGCGATCGGCCGGTGTGCTCTTGTCCCTGCTGATCATTCCGCTGTACATTCCAGTCCTGATTTTTGGAACGGGAACGGTAGCGGCGGCGGCTGATAGCGCTCCGGTGGGTGGCTATCTGGCTTTGATGGCGGCGTTTCTGGTGCTGGCAACGACACTGGCTCCCTTCGCCTCGGCTGCGGCCTTGAGAATCAGCCTGTCCAACGCATAG
- the ccmC gene encoding heme ABC transporter permease CcmC, protein MWQFFHKLGSPKWFFGIATRLMPWLLVGGIALLMAGVIWGLAFAPKDYLQGNSYRIIFIHVPTAFLAQSAYVMMAVAGVVTLVWRMKLADVFVKAVAPVGLVLTFLALFTGAVWGKPTWGTWWIWDARLTSMLILLFLYGGVIALDRAINDEKSAARAVAVLVLVGVVNIPIIKYSVEWWNTLHQPATFKLTEKPTMPAEMWVPLLLSILGLYLLFGWLACLRMQTEIMLREQRTRWVRDLVMAGRN, encoded by the coding sequence ATGTGGCAGTTCTTTCATAAACTGGGGTCGCCCAAATGGTTCTTCGGGATTGCCACCAGGTTGATGCCCTGGCTTCTGGTTGGCGGTATTGCCCTGCTGATGGCCGGAGTTATATGGGGGCTGGCGTTTGCGCCCAAGGATTACCTCCAGGGCAACAGTTACCGCATTATTTTTATCCACGTCCCGACGGCGTTTCTGGCCCAGTCAGCGTATGTCATGATGGCGGTCGCCGGCGTGGTGACGCTGGTTTGGCGAATGAAGCTGGCTGATGTTTTTGTTAAGGCTGTGGCGCCGGTTGGGCTGGTCCTCACGTTCTTAGCACTCTTTACCGGCGCGGTCTGGGGCAAGCCAACCTGGGGAACCTGGTGGATCTGGGATGCCCGCCTGACGTCCATGCTGATCCTACTGTTTCTCTACGGTGGCGTGATTGCCCTGGACAGAGCCATCAATGATGAAAAATCGGCAGCCCGCGCCGTTGCGGTTCTGGTGCTTGTGGGTGTAGTGAACATCCCGATTATCAAATACTCCGTAGAATGGTGGAACACCCTGCACCAGCCGGCCACCTTCAAGCTAACCGAGAAGCCGACTATGCCCGCAGAAATGTGGGTGCCCTTGTTGCTTTCCATCCTCGGGCTCTACCTGCTGTTCGGCTGGCTGGCGTGCCTGCGGATGCAGACGGAAATCATGCTGCGGGAGCAGCGCACCCGCTGGGTGAGGGATCTGGTTATGGCAGGGAGGAACTGA
- the ccmD gene encoding heme exporter protein CcmD has protein sequence MAFESFAAFLAMEGHGPYVWACYGVFFILMAGMMVWSLQRRNAVIESCRRAFESDEGTSDALTSRTSATFTRVNVSHD, from the coding sequence ATGGCGTTTGAATCCTTTGCAGCATTTCTTGCGATGGAAGGCCACGGCCCTTACGTATGGGCTTGTTATGGCGTATTTTTTATCCTGATGGCCGGTATGATGGTCTGGTCGCTTCAGCGTCGTAATGCCGTGATTGAATCCTGTCGCCGTGCTTTCGAATCCGATGAGGGCACGAGTGACGCTTTGACTTCCCGCACGTCGGCGACATTTACCCGAGTAAACGTTTCTCATGACTGA
- the ccmE gene encoding cytochrome c maturation protein CcmE, which translates to MHPTRKKRLTIVLFLVAGIAIAVGLTTYALRQNINLFYDPTQISAGEAPADVRIRAGGMVEEGSVLRDPDSLKVEFRVTDFNASVPVEYTGILPDLFAEGQGVVAMGRLDSRGYFVADQVLAKHDENYMPPEVADALKKASGGQGKAGESEVY; encoded by the coding sequence ATGCACCCAACCCGTAAAAAACGGCTGACCATCGTTCTGTTTCTGGTGGCAGGGATCGCTATTGCGGTCGGTCTGACTACCTATGCGTTGCGACAGAACATCAACCTGTTCTACGACCCAACGCAGATTTCTGCTGGCGAGGCTCCTGCGGATGTCAGGATTCGTGCCGGCGGCATGGTGGAAGAAGGGTCCGTGCTCCGGGATCCGGATAGCCTGAAAGTGGAATTCCGGGTAACGGACTTCAACGCTTCGGTTCCGGTGGAATATACGGGAATCCTTCCTGATTTGTTTGCTGAGGGCCAGGGCGTGGTAGCGATGGGTCGCCTGGACAGCCGTGGCTATTTTGTTGCGGACCAGGTGCTGGCTAAGCACGATGAGAATTATATGCCACCGGAAGTCGCGGATGCCCTGAAGAAAGCTTCGGGTGGCCAGGGCAAGGCCGGTGAATCCGAAGTTTACTGA
- a CDS encoding heme lyase CcmF/NrfE family subunit — MYPELGQLALIIALLLAVLLSVVPLAGSITGRDNLQAFARPLASGLFVFICLAFAVLTHAFLTDDFSVSYVANNSNSLLPWYFKFSAVWGGHEGSLLLWILMLSGWTLAVAIFSRRLPSVMVSQVLSVLGMVAVGFLLFIVITSNPFDRLLPNVPADGADLNPLLQDFGLIVHPPMLYMGYVGFSVAFAFAIAALINGRLDAAWARWSRPWTTVAWSFLSVGIALGSWWAYYELGWGGWWFWDPVENASLLPWLAGTALMHSLAVTEKRGVFKSWTVLLAIVTFALSLLGTFLVRSGVLTSVHAFASDPERGVFLLALLAVTVLASLTLYAFRAPVVHVRSSYGSLSREIFLLLNNVLLVSATLLVGVGTLYPLVLDYLDMGKLSIGEPFFNLTFSPLAVATGLLMGVGIFSRWKKTDGGWLARKLLWPLAVSLIVSTAVVIGYGGFKPWAFAGVFSSSWVVLATIWDLWDKSSSRKGRIHGLRRQSRSYYGMVLGHLGLAITMAGATVVSNYGIERDVRMIPGDVATVGDYQFVFRDIGDRRGPNFTAQYGSFDVLLDGEQVAELHPEKRRYAVGMSVMTEADIDAGLFRDIFVAIGEQISEDAWAIRLQYKPLVRWLWLGALFMAAGGFLAIADRRYRIRERADERRPASLQPVRGPEDPAGAAP; from the coding sequence ATGTATCCGGAACTCGGACAGCTCGCACTGATTATCGCGCTGTTGCTGGCAGTGCTCCTCTCCGTTGTGCCCCTTGCCGGATCCATTACCGGCAGGGATAACCTTCAGGCGTTCGCGCGTCCACTTGCTTCGGGCCTGTTCGTCTTTATCTGTCTGGCGTTTGCGGTTTTGACCCATGCCTTTCTGACTGATGATTTTTCAGTTTCTTATGTTGCCAATAACAGTAACAGCCTGCTGCCATGGTACTTCAAGTTCAGTGCCGTATGGGGCGGGCATGAAGGGTCACTGTTGCTGTGGATCCTGATGCTCTCGGGCTGGACACTGGCGGTCGCCATTTTCAGCCGTCGCCTTCCGTCGGTTATGGTTTCCCAGGTGCTTTCCGTTCTGGGAATGGTTGCGGTAGGTTTTCTGCTGTTTATTGTCATTACCTCCAACCCGTTTGATCGCCTGCTACCCAATGTTCCTGCTGACGGTGCGGATCTGAATCCTCTGCTCCAGGACTTTGGCCTGATCGTTCATCCCCCGATGCTCTACATGGGGTATGTAGGTTTCTCTGTCGCCTTTGCTTTTGCCATCGCCGCACTGATCAATGGTCGGCTCGATGCTGCGTGGGCACGCTGGTCCAGGCCCTGGACGACGGTAGCATGGTCATTCCTGTCGGTTGGTATTGCCCTTGGCAGTTGGTGGGCTTATTACGAACTTGGCTGGGGCGGCTGGTGGTTCTGGGATCCGGTCGAGAATGCGTCCCTTTTGCCCTGGCTCGCCGGCACGGCATTGATGCACTCACTGGCGGTGACGGAGAAGCGGGGCGTTTTCAAAAGCTGGACGGTGTTGCTCGCTATTGTGACTTTCGCTTTGAGTCTGCTGGGTACATTCCTGGTACGTTCCGGTGTGCTGACTTCCGTGCATGCATTTGCGTCCGATCCGGAGCGAGGTGTCTTTCTGCTGGCGTTGCTGGCGGTTACCGTTCTGGCCAGCCTGACCCTCTACGCATTTCGCGCTCCCGTTGTTCATGTCCGGTCCAGTTACGGCTCCCTTTCCCGCGAGATCTTCCTGCTGCTGAACAACGTCCTGCTGGTATCAGCGACGTTGCTGGTGGGTGTGGGTACACTGTATCCACTGGTCCTCGACTATCTCGATATGGGCAAGCTCTCCATTGGTGAGCCGTTCTTCAACCTCACCTTCAGTCCGCTGGCGGTAGCTACCGGTCTTTTGATGGGTGTCGGGATTTTTTCCCGCTGGAAAAAAACCGATGGTGGCTGGCTTGCGCGTAAATTGCTCTGGCCACTGGCAGTCAGTCTGATCGTCAGCACCGCTGTTGTCATAGGGTATGGTGGTTTCAAACCCTGGGCATTCGCCGGCGTTTTCTCATCCAGTTGGGTGGTCCTGGCGACTATTTGGGATCTCTGGGATAAGTCTTCTTCGCGCAAAGGGCGTATTCATGGTCTAAGGCGTCAGTCCCGGAGTTATTACGGCATGGTTCTGGGGCACCTTGGGCTGGCCATTACCATGGCGGGTGCGACTGTTGTATCCAACTATGGCATTGAGCGGGATGTGCGCATGATTCCCGGTGATGTAGCCACCGTGGGGGACTACCAGTTCGTGTTCCGGGATATTGGCGACCGTCGTGGACCGAACTTTACTGCCCAATACGGCAGTTTTGATGTCCTTCTCGACGGTGAGCAAGTTGCTGAGCTGCATCCGGAAAAGCGCCGGTACGCAGTCGGGATGAGCGTCATGACCGAGGCGGATATTGATGCCGGACTTTTCCGTGACATTTTCGTGGCTATCGGTGAGCAGATTTCTGAAGACGCCTGGGCCATTCGTCTGCAATACAAACCACTGGTTCGCTGGCTCTGGCTCGGGGCATTGTTCATGGCCGCAGGTGGCTTCCTCGCTATCGCCGATCGGCGTTACCGGATTCGTGAGCGCGCCGACGAGCGGCGACCAGCCAGCTTACAGCCGGTGCGGGGTCCTGAAGATCCCGCAGGAGCCGCGCCATGA
- a CDS encoding DsbE family thiol:disulfide interchange protein: MKRFLLFLPLLVALILGVVLFAGIGKDPTKLESALIGKPVPAFNLADLHDPDVKLDQGLLKGKVQLLNVWGTWCPSCRDEHGDLMWLAREKGVSIIGLNYKDDRADALVWLDRLGDPYQTTIYDPKGTLGFDMGVYGAPETFVIDASGVVRYRHVGVVNEKVWEETLLPVINDARENG, from the coding sequence ATGAAGCGGTTCCTCCTGTTTCTGCCGCTCCTGGTGGCTTTGATACTGGGCGTTGTACTGTTCGCCGGTATCGGCAAAGATCCCACGAAACTGGAATCGGCGCTCATCGGCAAGCCGGTGCCCGCGTTTAATCTTGCGGATCTGCACGATCCGGATGTGAAACTGGATCAGGGCCTGCTTAAGGGTAAGGTCCAGTTGCTGAATGTCTGGGGAACCTGGTGCCCCTCCTGCCGGGATGAGCATGGGGATCTGATGTGGCTCGCCCGTGAAAAGGGCGTGTCAATTATCGGCCTTAACTATAAGGACGATCGTGCAGATGCACTGGTTTGGCTGGACCGCCTTGGTGATCCGTATCAGACGACGATCTATGATCCGAAAGGCACTCTCGGTTTCGATATGGGCGTTTATGGCGCACCGGAGACCTTTGTGATTGATGCCAGTGGCGTTGTTCGATACCGCCACGTTGGTGTGGTCAATGAGAAAGTCTGGGAGGAAACTCTGCTTCCTGTTATCAACGACGCTCGGGAGAATGGTTGA